One window from the genome of Marinobacter sp. es.048 encodes:
- a CDS encoding alpha-E domain-containing protein gives MLSRVAERLYWMARYLERAENNARMIMAFNSLALDMPRETQLSWKGLVAVTGMGALFDQHHQRADERNCVKFLVADGYNSSSIASCIKAARENVRTTRDQVPTDAWEVINELYRYILEHVDQGVGKRARYEFLNEIVGRCQMLNGLLAGCMSHDAGYDFIRVGRNLERADMATRQIEVGALQFLDGWDGTETYGGLLWTSVLRYQSAFQMYRHNVRRKVSGPLVIRFLLQNEPFPRSVLHSLSEVAGALGRLPRNEIPLRTALQAVRHTREGDVDALIRKEDVILFLEKLQLEIGELHDDIAETWFPVYETA, from the coding sequence ACAACGCCCGGATGATCATGGCCTTTAATTCCCTGGCGCTGGATATGCCCCGGGAAACCCAACTGTCCTGGAAGGGGCTGGTGGCGGTGACGGGCATGGGCGCATTGTTCGACCAGCACCACCAACGGGCCGATGAGCGAAATTGCGTGAAGTTTCTGGTGGCCGACGGCTACAACTCGAGTTCCATAGCTTCCTGCATCAAGGCCGCCCGCGAGAATGTCCGAACCACCCGGGACCAGGTTCCGACCGACGCCTGGGAGGTGATCAACGAGCTTTACCGGTACATTCTTGAGCATGTAGATCAGGGCGTTGGTAAACGGGCGAGGTACGAATTCCTCAACGAAATCGTGGGTCGCTGCCAGATGCTCAATGGCTTGCTGGCCGGGTGTATGAGCCACGATGCCGGGTACGATTTTATCCGGGTCGGGCGCAACCTGGAGCGGGCGGACATGGCCACGCGGCAGATTGAAGTCGGCGCTTTGCAGTTCCTCGATGGCTGGGATGGCACCGAAACCTACGGCGGGTTGTTGTGGACCAGTGTCCTGCGTTATCAGAGTGCCTTCCAGATGTACCGTCACAACGTGCGGCGCAAGGTCAGCGGGCCTCTGGTTATTCGCTTCCTGCTGCAGAACGAGCCGTTCCCTCGATCGGTACTGCACAGCCTCAGCGAAGTGGCCGGGGCTCTCGGCCGCCTGCCAAGGAACGAGATACCGTTACGCACCGCGTTGCAGGCGGTACGTCACACCCGGGAGGGCGACGTGGATGCGCTGATCCGCAAGGAAGACGTGATCCTGTTCCTGGAAAAACTGCAGTTGGAAATCGGTGAGCTTCACGACGATATTGCAGAGACCTGGTTTCCTGTCTACGAGACAGCCTGA